The genomic window AGAGCGACCTGATGGGCAGCGCCGCGTACCTGCTGGAGGTCGGTTCCCCGGGCGTCGACCGCCCGCTCACCGAGCCCCGCCACTGGCGCCGCAACACCGGCCGCCTGGTGAAGGTCCAGCTCGTCGAGGGCGGCGAGATCGTCGCCCGCATCCTGTCGGGCGACGAGGACGGCGCGCTGGTCGAGGTGCAGCCGGTCAAGGGCCGTGGCCGCGCCAAGGAGCGCCGTCTGGAGTTCACCGAGGTCGCCAAGGCCCGGATCCAGGTGGAGTTCAACCGCAAGGAGGACGAGCAGCTGCTCGCCGACGACGCGGAGCTCGAGGAGACGGACGACGCGGAGTCCGCGGAGGGCGACGGCACCGAAGCCGACGCGCACGCCGACCGCGACGAGCAGTGAGTAAGAAGAGCAGAGCAGAGGAGGCGTAGCCGTGGACATCGACATGAGTGCCCTGCGTGGGCTGGTGACCGAGAAGAACATCCCGTTCGACCTGTTGGTCGAGTCGATCGAGTCGGCGCTCCTCATCGCGTACCACCGGACCGAGGGCTCGCGCCGCCGCGCCCGCGTCGAGCTGAACCGCAAGACCGGCCATGTGACCGTGTGGGCGCTTGAGGACGCGAGCGAGCTGGAGGAGGGCGTCGAGCCCAAGGAGTTCGACGACACCCCGAGCGGCTTCGGCCGGATCGCCGCCAGCACGGCCAAGCAGGTGATCCTGCAGCGTCTGCGGGACGCCGCCGACGACCAGACCTTCGGCGAGTACGCGGGCAAGGAGGGCGACATCGTCACCGGTGTCGTCCAGCAGGGCAGCGACCCGAAGAACGTGCTGGTCGACATCGGCAAGCTGGAGGCCATCCTGCCCCCGCAGGAGCAGGTCCCCGGCGAGGAGTACAAGCACGGCACCCGGCTGCGCAGCTACGTGGTGGCGGTGCGCCGCGGTGTGCGCGGCGCCTCGGTGACGCTCTCGCGCACCCACCCCAACCTGGTGCGCAAGCTCTTCGCGCTGGAGGTCCCGGAGATCGCCGACGGCAGCGTCGAGATCGCGGCGATCGCCCGTGAGGCCGGTCACCGCACCAAGATCGCCGTCTTCTCGCGCCGGGCCGGCCTGAACGCCAAGGGCGCCTGCATCGGCCCGATGGGCGGCCGGGTGCGCAACGTGATGGCCGAGCTGCACGGCGAGAAGATCGACATCGTGGACTGGTCCGAGGACCCGGCCGAGATGGTGGCCAGCGCCCTGTCGCCCGCGCGGGTGACGAAGGTCGAGATCGTGGACTACGCCCAGCGCTCCGCCCGGGTGATCGTGCCCGACTACCAGCTGTCGCTGGCGATCGGCAAGGAGGGGCAGAACGCCCGCCTGGCCGCCCGTCTGACCGGCTGGCGGATCGACATCCGCCCGGACACCGAGACCGCCGGTGCCGAGCCTGGCGGGGAATCCGCCGCCGAGTAGCGGTGTTGTCAATCACGTGCAGCGGCCCCGTCCTGATCGACGGGGCCGCGGTCAGTCCCTGCGGAGGGGTAGACTTGATGGTGTCCGGCCGGACGCGTGTCCGCGCATGCCCTGAACGCACCTGCGTGGGCTGCCGCAAGCGAGCGGCCAAGCAAGAGCTGTTGCGAATCAGGGCGATCGAGGGCGGCTGCGTCCCCGATCCTCAGGGTTCGCTGCCCGGCCGGGGCGCGTATCTGCACCCCGATCCGGCCTGTCTCGACCTGGCGGTCCGCCGCCGGGCGTTCCCGAGGGCCTTCCGGCTCCAGGAGACGCTCGACACGGAAGCGCTGCGGGAGTGGCTCGAGGCCCGGGCGAACAGTGTTGCGGCGCCCTGACCAGCAAGGCTTGGGCCCCGGTCGGAGCGCAGGGCACCACCCCCGTGGACACGGGGGAGAACCACCGTACAGAGCACGGCGCGCGCACCTCGGTGCACCGCGCCACCAGTCAGGTACCTCGCGAGATGGAAGTAGGTCGAGATTGCGATGAGCACTCGATGAGTACGCGATGAGTACGCCCATGAAGTAGCGACGGTCCGGCGGACAACTACCCCGGACTTATAGACAGGAGCGAAGTGGCTAAGGTCCGGGTATACGAACTCGCCAAGGAGCTTGGCTTGGAGAGCAAGGCCGTCATGGCCAAGCTCACCGAGCTCGGTGAGTTCGTCCGTTCGGCGTCCTCGACGATCGAGGCGCCGGTTGTGCGCAAGTTGACTGACGCTTTGGGAGCGACGCCGCCCTCCGGTGGTTCCTCCGCTAAGCCTGGCCCGCGGAAGCCCGCGGCGCCCACCCCCGGCGGTGCCGCCTCGGCCGCACCCAAGCCGGGAGCCCCCACGCCGGGTCCGCGCCCCGCCGCGACCCCCGGCCCCCGTCCGACCCCCGCTGCGGCGGCGGCCCCGGCTGCTCCGGCGGCCCCCGCCCCGGCAGCCGCACCGCGTCCGGCCGGCGCCCCGACCCCGGGCCCGCGCCCGGCGGCGCGTCCCGCCGCTCCGGCTGCTCCGGCGGCCGAGTTCTCCTCGCCGGCTCCGGCCGGTGGCGAGGCCGCCGAGCGTCCCGCCGCTCCCGCCCCGGCTCCGCGTCCCAGCGGCTCCGCGGCCGGCAGTGGCGCCCGTCCCGGCCCGCGTCCCGCGGGTCCGCGTCCGGGCAACAACCCCTTCACCTCGGGCAGCGCGACCGGCATGGCGCGTCCCGGCGAGCGCCGTCAGGGTGCGCAGGGCGACCGCCCGCGTCCGGCCGGTGCCCCCGGCGCCGGTGCCCCGCGTCCCGGTGGCGACCGTCCGCGTCCCGCCGGTGCTCCGGGCGACCGCCCGCAGCGTCCCGGTGGCGACCGTCCGCGTCCCGCCGGTGCTCCGGGCGACCGCCCGCAGCGTCCGGGCGGCGACCGTCCGCGTCCCGCCGGTGCCCCCGGCGCCGGTGCGCCGCGTCCCGACGGGATGCCC from Kitasatospora sp. NBC_01250 includes these protein-coding regions:
- the rimP gene encoding ribosome maturation factor RimP, with protein sequence MSTTPTDRLRALLAPLAERAGLDLEEVKVTQAGSRRQVQIDVDADGGVDLDAIAEFSREVGQALDESDLMGSAAYLLEVGSPGVDRPLTEPRHWRRNTGRLVKVQLVEGGEIVARILSGDEDGALVEVQPVKGRGRAKERRLEFTEVAKARIQVEFNRKEDEQLLADDAELEETDDAESAEGDGTEADAHADRDEQ
- the nusA gene encoding transcription termination factor NusA, coding for MDIDMSALRGLVTEKNIPFDLLVESIESALLIAYHRTEGSRRRARVELNRKTGHVTVWALEDASELEEGVEPKEFDDTPSGFGRIAASTAKQVILQRLRDAADDQTFGEYAGKEGDIVTGVVQQGSDPKNVLVDIGKLEAILPPQEQVPGEEYKHGTRLRSYVVAVRRGVRGASVTLSRTHPNLVRKLFALEVPEIADGSVEIAAIAREAGHRTKIAVFSRRAGLNAKGACIGPMGGRVRNVMAELHGEKIDIVDWSEDPAEMVASALSPARVTKVEIVDYAQRSARVIVPDYQLSLAIGKEGQNARLAARLTGWRIDIRPDTETAGAEPGGESAAE
- a CDS encoding YlxR family protein encodes the protein MSGRTRVRACPERTCVGCRKRAAKQELLRIRAIEGGCVPDPQGSLPGRGAYLHPDPACLDLAVRRRAFPRAFRLQETLDTEALREWLEARANSVAAP